The stretch of DNA TAAATAATTAGCATTAAAACTATGTTGTTTTATTCTAATATGTAGTGTGCGCAAGTTTTTTAAAATACTCGCCGCTCTTAAACTGTCCATTGTAGGTCCTAAAAGCATGCTTGCTCCATCATTTACATTACGTAAATCATCAATAAACTGTTGAGTTCCACAAACAACACCACCTACAGTATCACTACTACCATTAATAAACTTTGTTAAACTGTGAATAATAACATCTGCACCTAGTTTTCCAGGAGCTACCGAAAGAGGAGAAAACGTATTGTCAACAACAAGTTTTAAGTTATGTTTTTTAGCAATTTTAGCCAAACTTTCAATGTCGGCAACTTCTAATAATGGATTACTCACAGTTTCGCAATATAAAACTTTAGTATTTGGAGTAATTGCAGCTTCTACAACGTCTAATTTAGTAATATCAACAAAAGTTGTTTGAATGTTAAATTTTGGAGCAAAGTTTTTTAAGAAAGCATAAGTTCCGCCATAAATTGTTCTACTTGAAACCACATGGTCGCCAGCGCCACATAATTGCATAATTACAGGTGTAATGGCTCCCATTCCAGATGCAGCAACATTTGCAGCTTCGGTTCCTTCCATTGCTGCTAATGCTTGACCCAAATATAGATTTGATGGAGAAGAATGACGTGAATATAAATAGCACCCTTCTGCATTTCCTTCAAATGTATCAAACATTGTTTTTGCAGAAAGGAATGTATAAGTAGAACTATCTGAAATTGATGGATTAACGCCACCAAATTCTCCAAAGTATTGTAAATCTTGGATTTTATCAGCTGGATTGAATTGACTCATAAGTAATTGATTTGTTGAATTATAAAGCAAATTTTAAAAAATACAATTAATTTTTCAACTGATTTAATAAAATATGGTTTTTAAAACTAAAAAAACACTTGTAAGTAGAACTATATTCTTTTTAATTTGTAATTTTGTGCTTGTAAT from Flavobacterium haoranii encodes:
- a CDS encoding aminotransferase class I/II-fold pyridoxal phosphate-dependent enzyme; protein product: MSQFNPADKIQDLQYFGEFGGVNPSISDSSTYTFLSAKTMFDTFEGNAEGCYLYSRHSSPSNLYLGQALAAMEGTEAANVAASGMGAITPVIMQLCGAGDHVVSSRTIYGGTYAFLKNFAPKFNIQTTFVDITKLDVVEAAITPNTKVLYCETVSNPLLEVADIESLAKIAKKHNLKLVVDNTFSPLSVAPGKLGADVIIHSLTKFINGSSDTVGGVVCGTQQFIDDLRNVNDGASMLLGPTMDSLRAASILKNLRTLHIRIKQHSFNANYLAEKFEKDGLKVVYPGLESHPSNKIYSSMINKEYGFGGMMTIDVGSLEKANALMELMQERNLGYLAVSLGFYKTLFSAPGTSTSSEIPMEEQIEMGLTDGLIRLSIGLDNDIERTYQMMKQCMQELNIL